The Halorussus gelatinilyticus genome contains the following window.
CGCCGCCGATGCGGGCAGTCGCTCTGCGAGCCTACGAAGACACGCCGTACGGCAAGAAGCCGCTGACGGAAGTGTGGGGCGATGACTTCCACGACCACCTCTCGCGCACGCTCGACGTGCCGGAGGACCACGACCCGGACGCCGCCGAGGACGAACTCCGCGCGGCGCTCGAAGACGGCGACATCGCCGACCTTCGGGTCGTCACCCACACCGTCCCCGACGAGGTTCCCAGCGTGCCGAAGAAGAAGCCCGACGTGATGGAGACTCGCGTCGGCGGCGGGTCGCTCGGCGACCGCGCCGACTTCGCGCTGGACCTCCTCGAAGACGGCGGGGAACACGACATGAACGACGTGTTCCGCGCAGGGGAGTACACCGACATCAGCGGCGTTACGAAAGGTAAAGGTACGCAGGGTCCCGTCAAGCGATGGGGCGTCCAGAAGCGGAAGGGCAAGCACGCCCGGCAGGGATGGCGACGACGGATCGGCAACCTCGGTCCGTGGAACCCCTCCCGCGTCCGCTCGACGGTTCCCCAACAGGGCCAGACCGGCTACCACCAGCGCACCGAACTCAACAAGCGCCTCATCGACATCGGTGAGGACGACGACATCAACGTCGACGGCGGCTTCGTCAACTACGGCGAAGTCGAGGGTTCGTACGCGCTGGTCAAGGGGTCGGCTCCCGGTCCGGACAAGCGGCTCCTGCGTTTCCGCCCGGCCATCCGGCCGAAAGACCAGCCGCGCCTCGACCCCGAGGTGCGCTACGTAAGCACCGAATCCAACCAGGGATAACATATGCAGGCAACTATCCGAAACCTCGACGGCGAGGAAGACGGCACGCTCGACCTGCCGGACGTCTTCTCGAAGACGGTCCGGCCGGACCTCATCAAGCGCGCCGTCCTCGCCGCGCAGGCAAACCGCAAGCAGGACTACGGCGCGGACGACTACGCCGGGATGCGAACCTCGGCGGAGTCGCCCGGCAGTGGTCGCGGGATGGCTCACGTCCCCCGAACGAACGGACAGGGCGCACGAGTGCCCCAGACCGTCGGGGGTCGCAAGGCCCACCCGCCGAAAGAAGAGAAGGACCGCTCGCTCGACATCAACACGAAGGAGCGCAAGAAGGCGGTTCGCTCGGCCGTCGCCGCGACGGCCGACGCCGACCTCGTGGCCGAGCGCGGCCACCGCTTCGACGAGGACCTCGACCTGCCGCTCGTCGTGAGCGACGACTTCGAGGAGCTCGTGAAGACGAAGGAAGTCGTCTCGTTCCTCGAAGCGGTCGGCGCGGACGCCGACATCGAGCGCGCCGAGGAGAACAAGTCGGTCCGAGCAGGCCGCGGGACCACGCGTGGGCGTAAGTACAAGACGCCCAAGTCGGTCCTGTTCGTGACCAGCGACGAACCCTCGAAGGCCGCCCGCAACCTCGCGGGCGCCGACGTGGCGACGGCGCAGGAACTCAACGCCGAGGACCTCGCGCCCGGCGCGCATCCCGGCCGACTCACCGTCTGGACGGAGAGTGCCGTCGAGGAGGTGGCCGACCGATGAGCGTCATCGAGTACCCGTGGGTCACGGAGAAGGCGATGAACCAGATGGACTTCGACAACAAGCTCCAGTTCGTCGTGGACCTCGACGCCGAGAAGCCCGAGATCCGCGACGAGATCGAAGAGCAGTACGAAGTCACCATCGAGAAGATCAACACGCAGGTCACCATGAACGGCGACAAGAAGGCCACGGTGACGCTTTCGGAGGACGACGACGCCCAAGAAGTCGCCTCTCGAATCGGGGTGTTCTGACACATGGGACGACGAATCCAAGGACAGCGACGCGGGCGTGGCGGACCGACGTTCCGCGCTCCGTCGCACCGATACAAGGCGGACCTCACACACAAGAAGCCCGAAGACGTCGATACCGTCTCCGGCACGGTCGTGGACATCGAACACGACCCGGCCCGGAGCGCGCCGGTCGCGGCCGTCGAGTTCGAGGACGGCGACCAGCGTCTCATCCTCGTGCCCGAAGGCGTCGGCGTCGGCGAGGAGATTCAGGTCGGCGTCAGCGCCGAGATCAAGGAGGGCAACACCCTGCCGCTGGCCGAG
Protein-coding sequences here:
- a CDS encoding 50S ribosomal protein L23, which produces MSVIEYPWVTEKAMNQMDFDNKLQFVVDLDAEKPEIRDEIEEQYEVTIEKINTQVTMNGDKKATVTLSEDDDAQEVASRIGVF
- the rpl4p gene encoding 50S ribosomal protein L4, producing MQATIRNLDGEEDGTLDLPDVFSKTVRPDLIKRAVLAAQANRKQDYGADDYAGMRTSAESPGSGRGMAHVPRTNGQGARVPQTVGGRKAHPPKEEKDRSLDINTKERKKAVRSAVAATADADLVAERGHRFDEDLDLPLVVSDDFEELVKTKEVVSFLEAVGADADIERAEENKSVRAGRGTTRGRKYKTPKSVLFVTSDEPSKAARNLAGADVATAQELNAEDLAPGAHPGRLTVWTESAVEEVADR
- a CDS encoding 50S ribosomal protein L3; this translates as MSDTSRPRKGSLGFGPRQRATSEVPRFNSWPDGDGSPSLQGFAGYKAGMTHVVMVNDESDSPREGMEETVPVTIVETPPMRAVALRAYEDTPYGKKPLTEVWGDDFHDHLSRTLDVPEDHDPDAAEDELRAALEDGDIADLRVVTHTVPDEVPSVPKKKPDVMETRVGGGSLGDRADFALDLLEDGGEHDMNDVFRAGEYTDISGVTKGKGTQGPVKRWGVQKRKGKHARQGWRRRIGNLGPWNPSRVRSTVPQQGQTGYHQRTELNKRLIDIGEDDDINVDGGFVNYGEVEGSYALVKGSAPGPDKRLLRFRPAIRPKDQPRLDPEVRYVSTESNQG